In bacterium, the following are encoded in one genomic region:
- a CDS encoding acetoacetate--CoA ligase, whose product MIHASGDLLWQPAPDRVRACRMEAFRRAAEDAAGHPLPDFAALHAWSVTEPAAFWRLVWDTCAVEGEMGDRVLAGADRMPGARWFPAARLNYAENLLRSSGPEPALLAANDRGRRDTWSRDRLRDAVLRLRAGFEAAGLRPGDRVAAVAPNLPETLALMLAVTSLGGVWTSASPDFGAAGVLDRFGQVEPVWLVGVDAYSWKGQWVDCLPRLQEIRAGLPGLRGTLVIPNRAAEEEAVLDLDALPDSVDMRLWLELAPSKSAWARFPFEQPLYILYSSGTTGKPKCLVHGAGGTLLQHLKEHRLHTDLGVADRLFYYTTTGWMMWNWLVSALASEAALVLWDGSPFHPGPAALWDLCDESGITVFGTSAKYLDACAKAGLRPRASHRLTELRAILSTGSPLLPESFDWVYGSVKADQLLASISGGTDIVSCFVLGNPLQGVRRGEIQGPGLGMDVAVVDAQGSGLVGEAGELVCRRPFPSMPTGFWGDEDGSRYRDAYFQRYPGIWHHGDWALHTAAGGFVILGRSDATLNPGGVRIGTAEIYRQVEQVPEVEEALVVGQDWHGDQRVVLFVKLRDGLTLDQALEERIRRRIRDNATPRHVPTRILQVADLPRTRSGKISELAVKQVIHGRPVDNAEALANPAALDFFRGRLKG is encoded by the coding sequence ATGATCCACGCCAGTGGCGACCTGCTGTGGCAGCCTGCGCCCGACCGCGTCCGCGCCTGCCGGATGGAGGCCTTCCGCCGCGCGGCGGAGGACGCCGCCGGCCACCCCCTGCCGGATTTCGCCGCCCTGCACGCCTGGTCGGTGACGGAGCCGGCGGCCTTCTGGCGCCTGGTCTGGGACACATGCGCCGTTGAGGGGGAGATGGGAGACCGCGTGCTGGCGGGGGCGGATCGCATGCCCGGCGCCCGCTGGTTTCCCGCGGCGCGTCTTAACTACGCCGAGAACCTGCTGCGGAGCAGCGGTCCGGAGCCGGCCCTGCTGGCGGCCAACGACCGCGGACGGCGGGACACCTGGAGCCGCGACCGGCTGCGGGACGCCGTGCTGCGCCTGCGGGCGGGATTCGAGGCGGCGGGCCTGCGGCCGGGTGATCGCGTGGCGGCGGTGGCCCCCAACCTGCCAGAGACCCTTGCCCTCATGCTGGCCGTGACCAGCCTGGGCGGAGTGTGGACCAGCGCCTCGCCCGATTTCGGCGCCGCAGGCGTGCTGGACCGCTTCGGGCAGGTGGAGCCCGTCTGGCTGGTGGGCGTGGATGCCTACTCCTGGAAGGGACAGTGGGTGGACTGCCTGCCGCGCCTGCAGGAGATCCGCGCCGGGCTGCCCGGCCTGCGCGGCACCCTGGTCATCCCCAACCGTGCCGCGGAGGAGGAGGCAGTGCTGGACCTGGACGCCCTGCCCGACTCCGTGGATATGCGACTCTGGCTGGAGCTGGCGCCCTCCAAATCCGCATGGGCGCGCTTCCCTTTCGAACAACCGCTCTACATCCTCTATTCCAGCGGCACCACGGGCAAGCCCAAGTGCCTGGTGCACGGGGCGGGCGGCACGCTGCTCCAACATCTGAAGGAACATCGTCTCCACACCGACCTGGGAGTGGCCGACCGCCTCTTCTACTACACGACCACCGGCTGGATGATGTGGAACTGGCTGGTCTCGGCCCTGGCCTCCGAAGCGGCGCTGGTCTTGTGGGACGGCAGTCCCTTCCACCCCGGTCCGGCGGCGCTGTGGGATCTGTGCGACGAATCCGGCATCACGGTCTTCGGCACCAGCGCCAAGTATCTGGACGCCTGCGCCAAGGCCGGCCTGCGACCGCGCGCCAGCCACCGGCTGACGGAGCTGCGCGCCATCCTCTCGACGGGCTCGCCCCTTCTGCCCGAGAGCTTCGATTGGGTGTACGGCAGCGTGAAGGCGGACCAGCTCCTGGCCAGCATCAGCGGCGGCACGGACATCGTCAGCTGCTTCGTGCTGGGCAATCCGCTCCAGGGCGTGCGCCGCGGCGAGATCCAGGGGCCGGGCCTGGGCATGGACGTGGCCGTGGTGGATGCGCAGGGGAGCGGGCTTGTGGGCGAGGCGGGCGAGCTGGTCTGCCGCCGGCCTTTTCCCAGCATGCCCACCGGCTTCTGGGGTGATGAAGACGGCAGCCGCTACCGGGACGCCTATTTCCAGCGCTACCCCGGGATCTGGCACCACGGGGACTGGGCCCTGCACACGGCGGCGGGCGGCTTCGTCATCCTGGGGCGCAGCGACGCCACCTTGAACCCCGGTGGCGTGCGCATCGGCACCGCGGAGATCTACCGCCAGGTGGAGCAGGTGCCGGAGGTGGAGGAGGCCCTGGTGGTGGGACAGGACTGGCATGGTGATCAACGGGTCGTCCTCTTCGTCAAGCTGCGCGACGGGCTGACGCTGGACCAGGCGCTGGAGGAGCGCATCCGCCGTCGCATCCGTGACAACGCCACGCCCCGCCACGTGCCGACTCGCATCCTCCAGGTGGCGGACCTTCCGCGCACCCGCTCCGGCAAGATCAGCGAGCTGGCCGTCAAGCAGGTGATCCACGGGCGCCCGGTGGACAATGCCGAAGCCCTGGCCAACCCCGCGGCCCTGGATTTCTTCCGCGGCCGCCTGAAGGGATGA